One part of the Candidatus Binatia bacterium genome encodes these proteins:
- a CDS encoding fatty acid desaturase, translating to MRNEPATVPLRELRAAVPTRCFAPSTARSLAHLAFDVALLATLYALAWRAPAWTAPLYWLAQGTMLWALFVLGHDCGHGAFSRRRWLNGLVGHLTHTPLLVPYHAWRISHRIHHRHVGDVERDETWVPLTATQIASLPWYVRLLRFRLPLVAFPFYLVRRSPGRVGSHFAPRGALFRDGERARVALSVAACAAFGALLVAFAVVAGPGALVRWYVGPWLVFVVWIDLVTLLHHTAPGVPWYRGAAWSFARGALSTLDRRYGALEWLHHDAGCHVVHHLFPTIPHYRLREAARAVRPLLGESYREDRRALLVALREAIRDCHAVPESGDVALYEPRREAKVGARSLASGAGSRPATTW from the coding sequence GTGCGAAACGAGCCGGCGACGGTGCCGCTGCGCGAGCTGCGGGCCGCGGTGCCCACGCGCTGCTTCGCGCCGTCGACCGCGCGCTCGCTCGCGCACCTGGCGTTCGACGTCGCGCTGCTCGCGACGCTCTACGCGCTCGCCTGGCGCGCGCCCGCGTGGACCGCGCCGCTCTATTGGCTTGCACAGGGCACGATGCTCTGGGCGCTGTTCGTCCTCGGCCACGACTGCGGGCACGGCGCGTTCTCGCGCCGGCGCTGGCTCAACGGGCTCGTCGGCCACCTGACGCACACGCCGCTCCTCGTCCCGTACCACGCCTGGCGGATCAGCCACCGCATCCACCACCGCCACGTCGGCGACGTCGAGCGCGACGAGACCTGGGTGCCGCTGACCGCGACGCAGATCGCGTCGTTGCCCTGGTACGTCCGCCTGCTGCGCTTCCGGCTGCCGCTCGTCGCCTTTCCGTTCTACCTCGTGCGGCGCTCGCCGGGCCGCGTGGGCTCGCACTTCGCGCCGCGCGGGGCGCTGTTCCGCGACGGCGAGCGGGCGCGCGTCGCGCTGAGCGTCGCGGCGTGCGCGGCGTTCGGCGCGTTGCTCGTGGCGTTCGCGGTCGTCGCGGGTCCAGGTGCGCTCGTGCGCTGGTACGTCGGGCCGTGGCTCGTCTTCGTCGTCTGGATCGACCTCGTGACGCTGCTGCACCACACCGCGCCGGGCGTGCCGTGGTACCGCGGTGCTGCGTGGAGCTTCGCGCGCGGCGCGCTCTCGACCCTCGACCGGCGCTACGGCGCTCTCGAGTGGCTGCACCACGACGCCGGCTGCCACGTCGTGCACCACCTCTTTCCGACGATCCCGCACTATCGCCTGCGCGAGGCGGCGCGGGCCGTGCGTCCGCTGCTCGGCGAGAGCTACCGCGAGGACCGCCGGGCGCTGCTCGTCGCCCTGCGTGAAGCGATTCGCGACTGCCATGCGGTGCCGGAGAGCGGCGACGTCGCGCTCTACGAGCCGCGCCGCGAGGCGAAGGTCGGCGCACGCTCGCTCGCGAGCGGCGCGGGATCGCGTCCCGCGACGACGTGGTAG
- a CDS encoding class I SAM-dependent methyltransferase, whose protein sequence is MLDARAALARHAERLAAAGAALTVQVPGSEPLTIGAPPPRAVVTFRSEEPLRALARGDHLGLAEAYLRGDIDVDGSLLEVMKVTETLTLDASLLDRARLALRLLVRDRLAYDRESIAFHYDRPAEFFLPWLDRWRCYSHGLYARDDEPIADAMARKMQTAIDALGLEPGMEVLDMGGGWGCFVEYAGLQGIRVRSITISEAQHRFVSALIERLRLPCTSELVHLRVFRPARPFDGAVFMGTLEHNPEYERVAAFLARHLAPHARVWADFCAQRTDFAIGRFMKRHIWPGPITYVNPARLVRALLTHGFNVHEMRDDTLSYACTVRDWADALEAHRAQLARDFGESTVRAFLLFLRGSQHFLATNRTQAYHVVAGRDPAPLASERAPTFASRRGS, encoded by the coding sequence GTGCTTGACGCGCGCGCGGCGCTCGCGCGCCACGCGGAGCGTCTCGCGGCGGCGGGCGCCGCGCTGACCGTGCAGGTGCCTGGGAGCGAGCCGCTCACGATCGGCGCGCCGCCGCCGCGCGCCGTCGTCACCTTCCGCAGCGAGGAGCCGCTGCGCGCGCTCGCGCGCGGCGACCACTTGGGGCTCGCCGAAGCCTACCTGCGCGGCGACATCGACGTCGACGGCTCGCTGCTCGAGGTGATGAAGGTCACCGAGACCTTGACGCTCGACGCCTCGCTGCTCGACCGCGCGCGCCTCGCCCTGCGTCTCCTCGTGCGCGACCGCCTCGCCTACGACCGCGAGTCGATCGCGTTTCACTACGACCGCCCGGCGGAGTTCTTTTTGCCCTGGCTCGACCGCTGGCGCTGCTACTCGCACGGCCTCTACGCGCGCGACGACGAGCCGATCGCGGACGCGATGGCGCGCAAGATGCAGACCGCGATCGACGCGCTCGGGCTCGAGCCCGGCATGGAGGTGCTCGACATGGGCGGCGGCTGGGGCTGCTTCGTCGAGTACGCCGGGCTGCAGGGAATTCGCGTGCGCTCGATCACGATCTCCGAGGCGCAGCACCGCTTCGTGAGCGCGCTGATCGAGCGGCTGCGCCTGCCGTGCACGAGCGAGCTCGTCCATCTGCGCGTCTTCCGTCCCGCGCGCCCGTTCGACGGCGCGGTGTTCATGGGCACGCTCGAGCACAACCCGGAGTACGAACGCGTCGCGGCGTTCCTCGCCCGCCACCTCGCGCCGCACGCGCGCGTGTGGGCCGACTTCTGCGCGCAGCGCACCGACTTCGCGATCGGACGCTTCATGAAGCGACACATCTGGCCGGGACCGATCACCTACGTGAACCCGGCGCGGCTCGTGCGCGCGCTGCTCACGCACGGCTTCAACGTGCACGAGATGCGCGACGACACGCTGAGCTACGCCTGCACGGTGCGCGACTGGGCGGACGCGCTCGAAGCGCACCGAGCACAGCTCGCGCGCGACTTCGGCGAGAGCACGGTGCGCGCGTTCCTGCTCTTCCTGCGCGGCTCGCAGCACTTCCTCGCGACCAACCGCACGCAGGCCTACCACGTCGTCGCGGGACGCGATCCCGCGCCGCTCGCGAGCGAGCGTGCGCCGACCTTCGCCTCGCGGCGCGGCTCGTAG
- the lnt gene encoding apolipoprotein N-acyltransferase, which translates to MTGRSALPCTLLSAACYGLAFPPLGWHLVAWVTLAPFFLALRGAGVLRVIGLGVVWGVVAAYSVGTWMPVAVTRYYAQPASVGVAVFLICALVTVAPYTVLFALLYRRVARYGGAAGVLLGAAAWTASELLRAVSPAGNPWALVGYALVPAPPLVQIAEVTGVFGVCFAVAAVNAALAQLVAMRRELDARTRAAERAGARRGLLAAAGVVALVLAYGAARSLGTADGATAVVAADDGAPVPVAVIQGNLDLGSQWRPELYGENLEAYLRSTDAALARRPARLVVWPENALTFFLEDEPAYRRAIARVLAAHDAVLLTGGPRVAPGASPREPRYLNAAFVLTPAGEVHAVYEKQYLVPFAEYFPLPAQGALRRRFGRVREFSVGARHDPLPTPAGAAGVLICNEALYGDVARDRVRRGAELLVNLSNDGWVGAERYAAIVFEMSRLRAIETRRWLVRSSTSGPSALIDPRGRVVAYAALDERSAIDADVVPRRELTPYVRFGDLFGWACAVVALAAAVRRA; encoded by the coding sequence ATGACGGGACGCTCGGCGCTCCCGTGCACGCTGCTGTCGGCGGCCTGCTACGGGCTCGCCTTCCCGCCGCTCGGCTGGCACCTCGTCGCCTGGGTCACGCTGGCGCCGTTCTTCCTCGCGCTGCGCGGCGCCGGCGTGCTGCGCGTGATCGGGCTCGGCGTCGTCTGGGGCGTCGTCGCGGCGTACTCGGTCGGCACCTGGATGCCGGTCGCGGTGACGCGCTACTACGCGCAGCCGGCGTCGGTCGGGGTCGCGGTCTTCCTGATCTGCGCGCTCGTCACCGTCGCGCCGTACACCGTGCTGTTCGCGCTCCTCTACCGGCGGGTCGCGCGCTACGGCGGTGCCGCGGGCGTGCTGCTCGGCGCCGCCGCGTGGACCGCGTCCGAGCTGCTGCGTGCGGTGTCGCCAGCGGGCAATCCGTGGGCGCTCGTCGGCTACGCGCTGGTGCCGGCGCCACCGCTCGTGCAGATCGCGGAGGTCACCGGGGTGTTCGGCGTGTGCTTCGCCGTCGCCGCCGTCAATGCCGCGCTCGCGCAGCTCGTCGCGATGCGCCGTGAGCTCGACGCGCGGACGCGTGCGGCGGAGCGTGCGGGCGCGCGACGCGGGCTACTCGCCGCGGCCGGCGTCGTCGCGCTCGTGCTGGCCTACGGTGCGGCGCGCTCGCTCGGCACCGCTGACGGGGCAACAGCCGTCGTCGCTGCGGACGACGGCGCGCCCGTGCCGGTCGCGGTCATCCAGGGCAACCTCGATCTGGGCTCGCAATGGCGGCCCGAGCTCTACGGCGAGAACCTGGAAGCGTACCTGCGCTCGACCGACGCGGCGCTCGCGCGCCGTCCCGCGCGTCTCGTCGTCTGGCCGGAGAACGCGCTGACCTTCTTCCTCGAGGACGAGCCCGCCTACCGGCGCGCGATCGCGCGCGTGCTCGCGGCGCACGACGCCGTGCTGCTCACCGGCGGGCCGCGCGTCGCGCCCGGCGCGAGCCCGCGCGAGCCGCGCTATCTCAATGCGGCATTCGTCTTGACGCCCGCCGGGGAAGTCCACGCGGTGTACGAGAAGCAGTACCTCGTGCCGTTCGCGGAGTACTTTCCGCTGCCGGCGCAGGGCGCGCTGCGGCGACGCTTCGGGCGCGTGCGCGAGTTCAGCGTCGGCGCGCGGCACGACCCGCTGCCGACGCCCGCCGGCGCGGCCGGCGTGCTGATCTGCAACGAGGCGCTGTACGGCGACGTCGCGCGCGACCGCGTACGGCGCGGCGCCGAGCTGCTCGTCAACCTGAGCAACGACGGCTGGGTGGGCGCGGAGCGCTACGCGGCGATCGTGTTCGAGATGTCGCGCCTGCGCGCGATCGAGACGCGGCGCTGGCTCGTGCGCTCGTCGACCTCGGGACCGTCGGCGCTGATCGACCCGCGCGGCCGCGTCGTCGCGTACGCGGCGCTCGACGAGCGGTCCGCGATCGACGCGGACGTCGTGCCACGACGCGAGCTCACGCCGTACGTGCGCTTCGGTGACCTCTTCGGCTGGGCGTGCGCCGTGGTCGCGCTCGCCGCGGCGGTGCGCCGTGCTTGA
- a CDS encoding sigma 54-interacting transcriptional regulator — protein MAAVPEARDAGERRWRGFVDASARLAGDAEPADVFSAILDAVISLLDLEAASIGLVDPTGSRVRFVLSRGPAKLDEFEVETGVGIAGWVAKHGEGVLVNDVSRDPRFFKGIDERTGFRTRAILCAPLRFGGRILGIIEAINPQRADGFTDSDLDLLTAFGGVAASALERARTMSALRGSNAELRAAAGERYKLVLGPSGAMQSVLELARTAAESSSTVLLLGESGTGKEVVARAVHQWSARASGPFVAVNCTALSPELLESELFGHERGSFTGAVAQRKGRFEIADGGTLFLDEIGDLAPSLQAKLLRVLQDREFQRVGGEKTIRVDVRIVAATNRDLREAVRSRTFREDLYYRLNVITIDLPPLRERMEDVPGLVEHFVQHFCREMKRPLLEVSPEALACLCAYSWPGNVRELQNAVERAIVLSKGPQIRVADLPRDIREPFPSPATNGGGDGVPDDLELRAAIDTFTRLRIQRTLDAAGGSQTEAARRLGLPQSNLSRLMKRLGLR, from the coding sequence ATGGCCGCCGTGCCAGAAGCTCGCGACGCCGGCGAACGTCGGTGGCGAGGGTTCGTCGACGCGAGCGCCCGCCTCGCGGGGGATGCGGAGCCCGCGGACGTCTTCTCGGCCATCCTCGACGCCGTCATCTCGCTCCTCGACCTCGAGGCGGCGAGCATCGGGCTGGTCGACCCGACCGGGTCGCGCGTGCGCTTCGTGCTGTCGCGCGGCCCCGCGAAGCTCGACGAGTTCGAGGTCGAGACCGGCGTCGGCATCGCGGGCTGGGTCGCGAAGCACGGCGAGGGCGTGCTGGTCAACGACGTGTCGCGCGACCCGCGCTTCTTCAAGGGCATCGACGAGCGCACCGGCTTTCGCACGCGCGCGATCCTGTGCGCGCCGCTGCGCTTCGGCGGCAGGATCCTCGGCATCATCGAGGCGATCAATCCGCAGCGCGCGGACGGCTTCACCGACTCGGACCTCGATCTGCTGACGGCATTCGGCGGCGTCGCCGCGAGCGCGCTCGAGCGCGCGCGGACGATGTCGGCGCTGCGCGGCTCGAACGCCGAGCTGCGCGCCGCGGCGGGCGAGCGCTACAAGCTCGTGCTCGGTCCGAGCGGCGCGATGCAGAGCGTGCTCGAGCTCGCGCGCACGGCGGCGGAGTCGTCGAGCACGGTGCTGCTGCTCGGCGAGTCCGGCACCGGCAAGGAAGTCGTCGCTCGCGCGGTCCACCAGTGGAGCGCGCGCGCGAGCGGACCGTTCGTCGCCGTCAACTGCACGGCGCTCAGTCCGGAGCTGCTCGAGAGCGAGCTCTTCGGCCACGAGCGCGGCTCCTTCACCGGCGCCGTCGCGCAGCGCAAGGGACGCTTCGAGATCGCCGACGGCGGCACGCTGTTCCTCGACGAGATCGGCGACCTCGCGCCGTCCCTGCAGGCGAAGCTGCTGCGCGTGCTGCAGGACCGCGAGTTCCAGCGCGTCGGCGGCGAGAAGACGATCCGCGTCGACGTGCGCATCGTCGCCGCGACCAACCGCGACCTGCGCGAGGCGGTGCGCTCGCGCACCTTCCGCGAGGACCTCTACTACCGGCTGAACGTCATCACGATCGACCTGCCGCCGCTGCGCGAGCGCATGGAGGACGTGCCCGGGCTCGTCGAGCACTTCGTGCAGCACTTCTGCCGCGAAATGAAGCGTCCGCTGCTCGAGGTGTCGCCCGAGGCGCTCGCCTGCCTGTGCGCGTACTCGTGGCCGGGCAACGTGCGCGAGCTGCAGAACGCGGTCGAGCGCGCGATCGTGCTGTCGAAGGGTCCGCAGATCCGCGTCGCCGACCTGCCGCGCGACATCCGCGAGCCCTTCCCCTCGCCGGCGACCAACGGCGGCGGCGACGGCGTGCCCGACGACCTCGAGCTGCGCGCCGCGATCGACACCTTCACGCGGCTGCGGATCCAGCGCACGCTCGACGCGGCGGGCGGCAGCCAGACCGAAGCGGCGCGACGGCTCGGCCTGCCCCAGTCGAACCTGTCCCGCTTGATGAAGCGCCTCGGGCTCCGATGA
- a CDS encoding adenylate/guanylate cyclase domain-containing protein, with protein sequence MSPRTLDRRRATVLFADIVGFTPLCERAGVEHAYAIVTGCLKLLDGVARRHGGVVDKYLGDALMAVFGIPAPLDNSSAAALAAALEMQRTVEAYNRQVQSPVALALKAGVNSGMMTAGDLRGAVVREFHVMGDAVNVAARLKERAPAGCVFVGGDAADDARALFAFTPMAPLALKGKSTSVAAYEAHAAPDDTESAWPRATVFTPRVGRTDELGALRAALRELEGGVGGVVTLVGEVGSGKTRLLHELGDELAAERAEGGSLALRAARTLAAAHATLASTAGPLALALDEPQPPLEDDALTGLCEAATAHPALLLVATRDETTAVRVARAAARAGARHRELPLAALSDDEARELLAHVEAGSSLDDAARGLVLERARGHPLRLIFGALVAPALEFERRQEGDVERSGEAERRRATVLFADISGFTALSERLDPAEAYDAVTGCLRLLHATAEKWGGTVDKYLGDAIMATFGVPVAIEDAPCAAVNAAIEMRRNVRAYNERRALVTPLDVHIGIDTGLGIAGEVSGPLVREFALMGESVGRASRLTSLAPNGRIYLGRETVLATRDRFEVRRVEPTDGDHSSASAPTDEAYELLSEDVRVHRPRLGRGETLFAELIGRERELEWLRAAVDDVATGRGSVLALFGEPGIGKSRLLDELRSHARTLGVRCLEARSLAIGAPLRFHPFVDLLQAFAGIERGDDDEAALAKLRAASRAVRGEAADELLPFLAVVLALRLPPELQARVDAVKGDALDRLVLRAVRELLEGIAATTALAVVFEDLHWADRSSVEMLASLVRVTLDAPILLAFAARPGFADSADAVASVAQEVVGERFRRVDLEPLDRSSVRRLLAGLFAHGELPRALRERLEGNAAGSPLFLEEVVRTLVEQGVLEPSGDKLQVAAALDDVVVPGTVQEVILSRVDRLDPSAKQALQIAAVIGRGFPRRLLEAVAGNREGVTDALQRLFDAQLLVDRTREGRSELAVKHPMIQEVAYDAILQTRREELHRAVAAALEAEGDASDPARHGLLAYHWGRGRDVERAEEHLLRAGDDAARASASAEAVYFFEEASRLYLERHGGGGDPAKLVALEKKLATAYFYRGRLVEAAEQFNRALGRLGVHVPRSRGDLELSLVRSLLASLPPLYLPVGRRRPAASARDLEILELMLDRARAQTTGDPTRFVVDTMEALRRLTRLDPASVPGACSLLASTAGLFAYSGISFDVSARFLRLAERYLDPDDPSEVLVFQMMRFTHAFLAGDWSRELEIDAALLAGGVARGQLWDVATHLGLEGTKLVLQGRFAEAEERVARIADIEQRYDYDLASSNRHSVCTTLRLEQRRLPEALRAAETYVVEHDEPLLNVIALGMKAKVEVLLDDLGAAAATLADADALIARLGRVPPLHRAHCARSHALLDLACAERASSMSRSHALSDARRSVRRAVRLALRVAWLRPEVFRHAGTCCWLVGQRRRALRWWERSLEAADRLAAGAEHARTQVEIAQRLLAAGRAGDVVGGRSARQHLIDARRCFEVLGLEQELATIGSAA encoded by the coding sequence ATGAGCCCGCGCACGCTCGACCGCCGCCGCGCGACCGTGCTGTTCGCCGACATCGTCGGCTTCACGCCGCTCTGCGAGCGCGCCGGCGTCGAGCACGCGTACGCGATCGTCACCGGCTGCCTGAAGCTGCTCGACGGCGTCGCGCGGCGTCACGGCGGCGTCGTCGACAAGTACCTCGGCGACGCGCTGATGGCGGTGTTCGGCATCCCGGCGCCGCTCGACAACTCGTCCGCGGCCGCGCTCGCCGCGGCGCTCGAGATGCAGCGCACGGTCGAGGCGTACAACCGTCAAGTACAATCGCCGGTGGCGCTCGCGCTGAAGGCCGGTGTCAACAGCGGCATGATGACGGCCGGCGATCTGCGCGGCGCGGTGGTACGCGAGTTCCACGTCATGGGCGACGCGGTGAACGTCGCCGCGCGTCTCAAGGAGCGCGCGCCGGCGGGCTGCGTCTTCGTCGGCGGCGACGCCGCAGACGACGCGCGCGCGCTGTTCGCCTTCACGCCGATGGCGCCGCTCGCGCTGAAGGGCAAGTCGACGAGCGTCGCGGCGTACGAGGCGCACGCCGCGCCCGACGACACCGAGTCTGCCTGGCCGCGCGCGACGGTGTTCACGCCGCGCGTCGGGCGGACGGACGAGCTCGGCGCGCTGCGCGCGGCGCTGCGCGAGCTCGAAGGCGGCGTGGGCGGCGTCGTGACGCTCGTCGGCGAGGTCGGCTCCGGCAAGACGCGTCTCCTGCACGAGCTCGGCGATGAGCTCGCCGCGGAGCGTGCGGAAGGCGGCTCGCTCGCGCTGCGCGCAGCGCGCACGCTCGCCGCCGCCCACGCGACGCTCGCGAGCACGGCCGGTCCGCTCGCGCTGGCGCTCGACGAGCCGCAGCCGCCGCTCGAGGACGACGCGCTGACGGGACTGTGCGAGGCGGCGACCGCTCATCCGGCGCTGCTGCTGGTCGCGACGCGCGACGAGACGACCGCCGTGCGCGTCGCCCGCGCCGCGGCGCGCGCCGGCGCGCGCCACCGAGAGCTTCCGCTCGCAGCGCTCTCCGACGACGAAGCGCGCGAGCTCCTCGCGCACGTCGAGGCCGGCTCGTCGCTCGACGACGCCGCACGCGGGCTCGTCCTCGAGCGTGCGCGCGGCCATCCGCTGCGCCTGATCTTCGGCGCGCTGGTCGCGCCGGCGCTCGAGTTCGAGCGTCGTCAGGAAGGTGACGTCGAGCGCAGCGGCGAGGCCGAGCGTCGCCGAGCGACCGTGCTCTTCGCCGACATCTCGGGCTTCACCGCGCTCTCCGAGCGTCTCGACCCGGCGGAGGCGTACGACGCGGTGACCGGCTGCCTGCGCCTTCTGCACGCGACCGCCGAGAAGTGGGGCGGCACCGTCGACAAGTATCTCGGCGACGCCATCATGGCGACGTTCGGCGTGCCGGTCGCGATCGAGGACGCGCCGTGCGCCGCGGTCAACGCGGCGATCGAGATGCGCCGCAACGTCCGCGCCTACAACGAGCGCCGCGCGCTGGTGACGCCGCTCGACGTGCACATCGGCATCGACACCGGGCTCGGCATCGCCGGCGAGGTGAGCGGTCCGCTGGTGCGCGAGTTCGCGCTGATGGGCGAGTCGGTCGGACGCGCGTCGCGCCTCACCTCGCTCGCGCCGAACGGCCGCATCTACCTCGGCCGCGAGACCGTGCTCGCGACGCGCGACCGCTTCGAGGTGCGGCGGGTCGAGCCCACGGACGGCGACCATTCCTCCGCAAGCGCGCCAACGGACGAAGCCTACGAGCTGCTGTCGGAAGACGTGCGCGTGCACCGTCCGCGTCTCGGGCGCGGCGAGACGCTGTTCGCGGAGCTGATCGGCCGCGAGCGGGAGCTCGAGTGGCTTCGCGCCGCGGTCGACGACGTCGCGACGGGTCGCGGCTCGGTGCTCGCGCTGTTCGGCGAGCCCGGCATCGGCAAGTCACGCCTGCTCGACGAGCTGCGCTCGCACGCCCGGACGCTCGGCGTGCGCTGCCTCGAGGCACGCTCGCTCGCGATCGGCGCGCCCTTGCGCTTCCACCCGTTCGTCGACCTGCTGCAGGCCTTCGCCGGGATCGAGCGCGGCGACGACGACGAGGCCGCGCTCGCGAAGCTGCGCGCCGCGAGCCGCGCGGTGCGCGGCGAGGCCGCGGACGAGCTGCTGCCGTTTCTCGCCGTCGTGCTGGCGCTGCGCTTGCCGCCGGAGCTGCAAGCGCGCGTCGACGCGGTGAAGGGCGACGCGCTCGACCGGCTCGTGCTGCGCGCGGTGCGCGAGCTGCTCGAGGGCATCGCCGCGACGACGGCGCTCGCGGTGGTGTTCGAGGATCTGCACTGGGCGGATCGCTCGTCGGTCGAGATGCTCGCGAGCCTCGTGCGCGTGACGCTCGACGCTCCGATCCTGCTCGCGTTCGCCGCGCGCCCGGGCTTCGCCGACAGCGCCGACGCGGTCGCGTCGGTCGCGCAGGAAGTCGTCGGCGAGCGCTTCCGACGCGTCGACCTCGAGCCGCTCGACCGCTCGAGCGTGCGCCGTCTGCTCGCCGGCCTGTTCGCGCACGGCGAGCTGCCGCGCGCGCTGCGCGAGCGACTCGAGGGCAACGCCGCCGGCAGCCCGCTGTTCCTCGAAGAGGTCGTGCGCACCCTCGTCGAGCAGGGCGTGCTCGAACCTTCCGGCGACAAGCTGCAGGTCGCAGCGGCGCTCGACGACGTCGTCGTTCCGGGCACCGTGCAGGAGGTCATCCTATCGCGCGTCGATCGGCTCGATCCGAGCGCGAAGCAGGCGCTGCAGATCGCGGCGGTCATCGGGCGCGGCTTCCCGCGACGTCTGCTCGAAGCAGTGGCAGGCAATCGTGAGGGCGTGACGGACGCGCTGCAGCGTCTCTTCGACGCGCAGCTCCTCGTCGACCGCACGCGCGAGGGACGCAGCGAGCTCGCCGTCAAGCACCCGATGATCCAGGAGGTCGCCTACGACGCGATCCTGCAGACGCGCCGTGAGGAGCTGCACCGCGCCGTCGCCGCGGCGCTCGAAGCCGAGGGCGACGCGAGCGATCCGGCGCGGCACGGGCTCCTCGCCTACCACTGGGGCCGCGGACGCGACGTCGAGCGCGCCGAGGAGCACCTGCTGCGCGCGGGCGACGACGCCGCGCGCGCGTCGGCGTCCGCGGAAGCGGTGTACTTCTTCGAGGAGGCTTCGCGCCTCTACCTCGAGCGTCACGGCGGCGGTGGCGACCCGGCGAAGCTCGTCGCGCTCGAGAAGAAGCTCGCGACCGCGTACTTCTACCGCGGGCGTCTGGTCGAGGCCGCGGAGCAGTTCAACCGCGCGCTCGGCCGCCTCGGCGTGCACGTGCCGCGCAGCCGCGGCGACCTCGAGCTGAGCCTCGTGCGCTCGCTGCTCGCGTCGCTGCCGCCGCTCTACCTGCCGGTCGGACGGCGACGCCCCGCGGCGAGCGCGCGCGACCTCGAGATCCTCGAGCTGATGCTCGACCGCGCGCGCGCCCAGACCACCGGCGACCCGACGCGCTTCGTCGTCGACACGATGGAGGCGCTGCGGCGCTTGACGCGGCTCGATCCCGCCAGCGTGCCCGGCGCCTGCTCGCTGCTCGCGAGCACCGCGGGGCTGTTCGCCTACAGCGGGATCTCGTTCGACGTCAGCGCGCGCTTCCTGCGCCTCGCCGAGCGCTACCTCGACCCGGACGATCCGAGCGAGGTGCTGGTGTTCCAGATGATGCGCTTCACGCACGCGTTCCTCGCCGGCGACTGGTCGCGCGAGCTCGAGATCGACGCGGCGCTGCTCGCCGGCGGCGTCGCACGCGGTCAGCTCTGGGACGTCGCGACCCACCTCGGGCTCGAAGGCACGAAGCTCGTCCTGCAGGGACGCTTCGCCGAAGCCGAGGAGCGCGTCGCGCGCATCGCCGACATCGAGCAGCGCTACGACTACGACCTCGCGAGCTCGAATCGGCACAGCGTCTGCACCACGCTGCGGCTCGAGCAGCGCCGCCTGCCCGAGGCGCTGCGCGCAGCGGAGACCTACGTCGTCGAGCACGACGAGCCGCTGCTCAACGTGATCGCGCTCGGCATGAAGGCCAAGGTGGAGGTCCTGCTCGACGACCTCGGCGCGGCTGCCGCGACGCTCGCCGACGCGGACGCGCTGATCGCGCGCCTCGGACGCGTGCCGCCGCTGCACCGCGCGCACTGCGCGCGCTCGCACGCGCTGCTCGATCTGGCGTGCGCCGAGCGCGCGTCCAGTATGTCTCGTTCGCACGCGCTCTCCGACGCTCGCCGCAGCGTGCGGCGCGCGGTGCGCCTCGCGCTGCGGGTCGCCTGGCTCCGTCCCGAGGTGTTCCGCCACGCCGGCACCTGCTGCTGGCTGGTCGGGCAGCGGCGCCGCGCGCTGCGCTGGTGGGAGCGCTCGCTCGAAGCGGCGGACCGGCTCGCTGCCGGCGCCGAGCACGCGCGCACGCAGGTCGAGATCGCGCAGCGTCTGCTCGCCGCCGGGCGCGCGGGAGACGTGGTCGGCGGACGCAGCGCGCGCCAGCACCTGATCGACGCGCGGCGCTGCTTCGAGGTCCTCGGTCTCGAGCAAGAGCTCGCGACCATCGGCAGCGCGGCATGA